In Sebaldella termitidis ATCC 33386, one DNA window encodes the following:
- a CDS encoding bifunctional metallophosphatase/5'-nucleotidase has product MKKIIVLTMLVLSALGFAKEVNIKILGTSDVHGHIVPWNYQTDEFDDSGSYSQIAKMVDGYRKGNKNVILVDAGDIIQDNLIERFINEPRHPAMLVLNQMGYDVMVPGNHEFNFGMPALDNVLKQFKGKALAANIYYDNGANYLPASTIITKEGVKIGIIGVTTPLTEKFEENTGNVKGMKFTMPIPELRNQVNSLRGRVDAIVVVAHMGLPNENNIPGTGVIDIANEVPGIDVIIAGHFHKDVSKETVNGVLITEPYKYGMSLSVVDLKFNVEKGSVSLINKDSRTLSVKGEDSEQGIEVIYNPFHQKLREEVNQVIGETANNMVPEGKIKGIPYAFASDTGLSSLITAAELYYSKADVVSFSYDTENVKLEKGPIRRKDIYANYRYAGGEVTVYEMTGRDLKDYMEWSAGYFDTIRSGDTEYKYNAERRNFKYVTYDIFGGVRYKIDLKAAPGSRIRDLTLVSSYKRITDNMKVRVGMNSYRYEMLVQKGGPLEGRNIKKVWDSKEAMGQEKGTIQNMVINYIVDVRKGKVTGLSNNYWSITGLR; this is encoded by the coding sequence ATGAAAAAAATTATAGTTTTGACAATGCTTGTATTATCAGCATTGGGATTCGCAAAAGAAGTAAATATAAAGATACTGGGAACATCTGATGTCCACGGGCATATAGTGCCGTGGAACTATCAGACGGATGAATTTGATGATTCGGGTTCATACAGTCAGATAGCGAAGATGGTAGACGGATACAGAAAAGGAAACAAAAATGTTATATTGGTAGATGCAGGGGATATTATACAGGATAATTTGATAGAAAGATTTATAAATGAACCGAGACATCCTGCAATGCTGGTATTGAACCAGATGGGCTATGATGTAATGGTGCCGGGAAATCATGAGTTTAATTTCGGTATGCCTGCACTTGATAATGTTTTGAAGCAGTTCAAGGGAAAAGCACTGGCTGCGAATATTTATTACGACAACGGTGCAAATTATCTGCCTGCTTCTACAATAATTACCAAAGAAGGAGTAAAAATAGGGATTATAGGTGTTACGACCCCGTTAACAGAAAAGTTTGAGGAAAATACAGGGAATGTAAAGGGGATGAAATTTACAATGCCTATTCCGGAATTAAGAAATCAGGTGAATTCATTAAGAGGAAGGGTAGATGCAATAGTAGTCGTGGCACATATGGGGCTTCCCAATGAGAATAATATACCCGGAACAGGTGTTATAGATATAGCCAATGAGGTTCCCGGTATAGATGTTATAATAGCAGGACATTTTCATAAAGATGTATCAAAAGAAACGGTAAATGGTGTTCTTATAACTGAGCCTTATAAATATGGAATGTCTTTATCAGTTGTTGATTTGAAATTTAATGTGGAAAAAGGTTCTGTAAGCCTTATAAATAAGGATTCAAGAACCTTAAGCGTAAAAGGTGAGGATTCTGAACAGGGGATAGAGGTTATTTACAATCCTTTTCATCAGAAACTGCGTGAAGAAGTAAATCAGGTTATCGGGGAGACTGCAAATAATATGGTTCCTGAAGGGAAAATAAAGGGAATTCCGTATGCATTTGCATCTGATACAGGACTTTCGTCGCTTATCACAGCTGCTGAGCTTTATTACAGCAAAGCGGATGTAGTTTCATTTTCATATGATACTGAGAATGTAAAGCTCGAAAAAGGACCGATCAGAAGAAAAGATATATATGCGAATTACAGATATGCAGGCGGTGAAGTGACTGTGTATGAGATGACAGGAAGAGATCTGAAAGATTATATGGAATGGTCAGCCGGATATTTTGACACTATCCGTTCAGGAGACACTGAATACAAATATAATGCTGAAAGACGAAACTTTAAATATGTAACTTATGATATATTCGGCGGAGTAAGATATAAGATAGATCTGAAAGCGGCGCCGGGCAGCAGAATAAGAGATCTTACACTTGTTTCCAGTTATAAGAGAATAACTGATAATATGAAGGTAAGAGTAGGGATGAATTCATACAGATATGAGATGCTTGTTCAGAAAGGCGGTCCTCTTGAAGGGAGAAACATAAAAAAAGTATGGGATTCCAAAGAAGCAATGGGGCAGGAAAAAGGAACAATCCAGAATATGGTTATAAACTACATTGTGGATGTAAGAAAAGGAAAGGTAACAGGACTGTCAAATAATTACTGGTCAATAACCGGTCTGAGATAA
- a CDS encoding PAAR-like protein, translating into MEFKVIKTIYFSNSENNTGRDEEFEIQQEKTTTQYQKIPKGSEKTYICDGAILTCPNIEKDTILTASGEYDASQKISFLVTEPKALLMGIDPLGSDKDIKPENFSVSKTTKCEKSPSGFCEIKEKAVRWENTSELVINKFKALRLNSYLVCKVDPSVKVKFESNGQDLMLVTADLQRDFKDIWSPETAAVLDLSIGVLETGIGVAGLAGAGISVTNPMTIPIALQLAPESGLLILDGGRRTINATLKLNDQHKLDNMSIEEMKDYKEPDILAMTVGSILGDEEAGDNFALGYDTAGLVGSGISAFRNAKQVKKAGETAEWAKKNNILQTEKMANHAEGSKKWNKALNRNNSNNRLLEDYYNMKLNNQKSNIKDVAMNVKDSLTPKAAYNLKISYANEPFFMYMGD; encoded by the coding sequence ATGGAATTCAAAGTTATAAAAACAATATATTTTTCAAATAGTGAAAATAATACAGGAAGAGATGAAGAATTTGAAATTCAGCAAGAAAAAACTACAACCCAATACCAAAAAATACCCAAGGGCTCAGAAAAGACTTATATATGTGATGGAGCAATACTGACATGTCCAAATATAGAAAAAGACACTATATTAACTGCAAGCGGAGAATATGATGCATCGCAGAAAATAAGCTTTCTTGTTACTGAACCCAAGGCACTCCTGATGGGGATAGATCCGTTGGGATCGGATAAGGATATAAAACCGGAGAATTTTTCAGTATCTAAAACAACCAAATGTGAGAAAAGTCCGAGTGGATTTTGTGAAATAAAGGAAAAAGCTGTGAGATGGGAAAATACATCGGAATTAGTAATAAATAAGTTTAAAGCATTAAGGCTAAACTCATATTTGGTATGTAAGGTTGATCCGTCGGTAAAGGTGAAATTTGAAAGCAACGGTCAGGATTTGATGCTTGTTACTGCAGATCTGCAAAGGGATTTTAAGGATATTTGGAGTCCGGAGACAGCTGCTGTCTTGGATTTAAGTATAGGTGTTTTAGAGACAGGAATAGGAGTAGCAGGCTTAGCAGGAGCTGGAATTTCTGTTACTAATCCTATGACAATCCCAATTGCACTTCAGCTGGCGCCGGAATCAGGGCTTCTTATACTGGATGGAGGAAGAAGAACTATAAATGCAACTTTAAAATTAAATGATCAGCATAAATTAGATAATATGAGTATAGAGGAAATGAAAGATTATAAAGAGCCTGATATTTTAGCTATGACAGTAGGGTCTATTTTAGGTGATGAAGAAGCAGGTGATAATTTTGCTTTGGGATATGATACGGCAGGTCTCGTAGGTTCAGGAATAAGTGCATTTAGGAATGCAAAACAAGTAAAAAAAGCAGGAGAAACAGCTGAATGGGCTAAAAAAAATAATATACTGCAAACAGAGAAAATGGCAAATCATGCTGAAGGGAGTAAAAAGTGGAATAAGGCTTTGAATAGAAATAATTCTAATAACAGACTTCTGGAGGACTATTATAATATGAAACTTAATAATCAAAAATCAAATATAAAAGATGTGGCAATGAATGTAAAAGATAGTTTAACGCCAAAAGCCGCATATAACTTAAAAATTTCATATGCGAATGAACCGTTTTTCATGTATATGGGGGATTGA
- a CDS encoding SEL1-like repeat protein, with the protein MKKIFILVMSLFLILGCDSGNSSDRVEEHIKKNLGDNPTKQQIEELLISGQVIYGSRPEEAKKYFEAAAKYDPRGAYALSDYYLEKEDYENFEKWAKQAAEGGDKRAQFNLGYYYDENNRLEEAKKWYIKAGEQGNVGAMLNLALLYENQKNEKEEESWYLKAAEAGNAQAQYNLGVINRNKKELKKSEEWYLKAANQNHLSAYRALGSLYSEFKKYKESEKWYLKALENGDQTKEVYNNIGNLYFEIGEFRKSLYFFQKAFEKDPDNKMINCNILRVKEKLEDSDNIKIYKEKCGVK; encoded by the coding sequence ATGAAAAAAATATTTATACTTGTAATGAGTTTGTTTTTAATATTAGGGTGTGACAGTGGCAACTCATCTGATAGAGTGGAGGAACACATAAAAAAGAATCTGGGAGACAACCCCACTAAGCAGCAAATAGAAGAGCTGTTGATATCAGGACAGGTAATATACGGCTCAAGACCGGAAGAAGCTAAGAAATATTTTGAAGCAGCAGCTAAATATGACCCAAGAGGAGCTTATGCATTAAGTGATTATTACCTTGAGAAGGAAGATTATGAAAATTTTGAGAAATGGGCGAAACAAGCAGCGGAAGGCGGCGATAAGCGAGCCCAGTTTAATTTAGGATATTATTATGATGAGAATAATAGACTGGAAGAAGCTAAGAAATGGTATATCAAGGCAGGGGAACAGGGGAATGTAGGGGCTATGTTAAACTTAGCATTGTTATATGAAAATCAAAAAAATGAAAAAGAGGAAGAATCTTGGTACTTGAAGGCAGCGGAGGCTGGAAACGCACAGGCTCAGTATAATTTAGGGGTAATAAATCGGAATAAAAAAGAATTAAAAAAATCAGAAGAATGGTATTTGAAAGCGGCGAATCAAAATCATCTTTCTGCATATAGAGCTTTGGGAAGTTTATATTCAGAGTTCAAAAAATATAAAGAATCAGAAAAATGGTATTTAAAAGCTTTAGAGAATGGTGATCAGACAAAAGAAGTTTATAATAATATAGGTAATTTATACTTTGAAATAGGGGAATTTAGAAAAAGTTTATATTTTTTTCAAAAAGCTTTTGAAAAAGATCCTGATAATAAAATGATAAATTGTAATATTCTAAGAGTGAAAGAAAAATTAGAAGATAGTGATAATATTAAAATTTATAAAGAAAAATGTGGAGTAAAATAA
- the nadN gene encoding NAD nucleotidase, protein MKKLFIFLCMAAGITAFSATTAKKVPAGKDNFEINIIHINDHHSHLEAEKMDLVLGGKKTKVTIGGIGRVASKVKELRAKEKNPLVLHAGDAMTGTLYYTLFNGVADAEEMNSIGFDAFTLGNHEFDGGNEGLLKFLNALKVPVVSSNVVPEEGSILAGKWTPYIIKNVNGEKIGIIGLDIVGKTRDSSNPGKDIKFEDEVTTVQKYADELAAKGINKIILLSHFGYENNVDLAKKVSGIDVIVSGDTHYLLDRNFEKFGLKVEGDYPTGVTSKTGEPVYVVEAWNYSYVVGHLKVVFDKNGVIKSVAGTPQLLLGDDFFERRNESGEKYQIEGAEKQEVLREIAVNPELSLVKPDAKAETILKKYSDQKQELGKIVIGTVKDEIPGGSENRIPDAKNPNGSYATQLVAESMLYTLQHMGTGEADLVIQNSGGVRISIMPGEFTYDSGYTLLPFSNTLYTLKMTGAEIKAVLEDALDFALKPGGSTGSFPYGAGIRYEAKKAGTLGNRVTKVEVKDRQTGKWTNIDPKKMYVVGTNAYIASGKDGYVTFGKVNEERGGTDTYLDDAKAFIDYVKEVKEIKKPDSTGVKFTF, encoded by the coding sequence ATGAAAAAGCTTTTTATTTTTTTATGTATGGCAGCGGGAATAACTGCATTTAGTGCGACAACAGCCAAGAAAGTACCGGCAGGCAAAGACAACTTTGAAATAAATATCATCCATATCAATGATCACCATTCACATCTTGAAGCAGAAAAAATGGATCTGGTTCTTGGAGGTAAGAAGACAAAAGTAACTATAGGCGGAATCGGAAGAGTGGCGTCTAAGGTAAAAGAATTAAGAGCAAAAGAAAAAAATCCTCTGGTTTTACACGCTGGAGATGCAATGACAGGAACACTTTATTATACATTATTTAACGGTGTAGCAGATGCAGAAGAGATGAATTCAATAGGCTTTGATGCTTTTACTTTGGGTAATCATGAATTTGACGGAGGAAACGAAGGTCTTCTGAAATTTTTAAATGCTTTGAAAGTACCTGTAGTTTCATCTAATGTTGTTCCTGAGGAAGGAAGTATTCTTGCAGGAAAATGGACACCTTATATAATAAAGAATGTAAACGGCGAGAAAATAGGTATAATAGGACTGGATATAGTGGGGAAAACAAGAGACTCGTCTAATCCGGGAAAAGATATAAAATTCGAGGACGAAGTTACGACTGTTCAGAAATATGCAGATGAACTGGCTGCAAAAGGGATAAATAAAATCATTCTTCTTAGTCATTTCGGTTATGAAAATAATGTAGATCTGGCAAAGAAAGTCAGCGGTATAGATGTGATAGTCAGCGGAGATACTCATTATCTGCTGGACAGAAATTTTGAAAAATTCGGATTAAAAGTAGAAGGAGACTATCCGACAGGAGTGACTTCAAAGACAGGAGAACCTGTATATGTAGTGGAGGCATGGAATTATTCTTATGTAGTAGGTCATTTGAAAGTAGTTTTTGATAAAAACGGTGTAATAAAAAGTGTCGCAGGAACTCCGCAGCTGCTTCTCGGAGATGATTTCTTTGAAAGAAGAAATGAAAGCGGGGAAAAATATCAGATAGAAGGTGCGGAAAAGCAGGAAGTATTAAGAGAGATTGCGGTAAATCCTGAATTATCTTTAGTAAAGCCTGATGCTAAAGCAGAAACTATATTAAAAAAATACTCTGACCAGAAACAGGAGCTTGGTAAAATTGTTATAGGAACTGTAAAAGACGAGATACCGGGTGGTTCTGAAAACAGAATACCTGATGCAAAAAATCCTAACGGGTCATACGCAACACAGCTTGTGGCAGAATCTATGCTTTATACATTACAGCACATGGGAACAGGTGAAGCGGACCTTGTTATACAAAATTCAGGAGGAGTAAGAATTTCAATAATGCCCGGTGAATTTACTTATGACAGTGGTTATACGCTGCTTCCATTCTCTAATACTTTATATACTTTGAAGATGACAGGAGCAGAAATAAAAGCAGTTTTGGAAGATGCGCTTGATTTTGCGCTGAAGCCCGGAGGTTCGACTGGTTCATTCCCATATGGTGCGGGAATAAGATATGAAGCTAAGAAGGCCGGTACTTTGGGAAATAGAGTAACAAAAGTAGAAGTAAAAGACAGACAAACTGGAAAGTGGACAAATATAGATCCTAAGAAAATGTATGTAGTAGGAACTAATGCATATATCGCATCAGGGAAAGACGGTTATGTGACATTTGGAAAGGTAAATGAGGAAAGAGGCGGAACTGATACTTACTTAGATGATGCAAAAGCATTTATAGATTATGTAAAAGAAGTAAAAGAAATCAAAAAACCGGACTCTACAGGAGTAAAATTCACATTCTGA
- a CDS encoding tetratricopeptide repeat protein, with translation MKKIFILIMSLFLILGCDSGNSSDRVEEHIKKNLGNNPTKQQIEELLISGQVIYGSRPEEAKKYFEAAAKYDPRGAYALSDYYLEKEEYENFEKWAKQAAEGGDSRAQFNLGYYYDENSRLEEAKRWYIKAGEQGDVGAMLNLALLYENEKDEKKAEKWYLKAAEAGNAQAQYNLGIIYMENADFNKAEEWYLKAANQSHLSSYRALGYIYSEEEKYKEAEKWYLKALEMGDQSKEIYNNIGNLYFNINEFEKSLYFFEKALEKDSNNVTINCNILKVKKKLKDGSNTEKNEEKCNIK, from the coding sequence ATGAAAAAAATATTTATACTTATAATGAGTTTGTTTTTAATATTAGGGTGTGACAGTGGCAACTCATCTGATAGAGTGGAAGAGCATATAAAAAAGAATCTGGGGAATAATCCCACGAAGCAGCAAATAGAAGAGTTGTTGATATCAGGACAGGTAATATACGGCTCAAGGCCGGAAGAAGCTAAGAAATATTTTGAAGCAGCAGCTAAATACGATCCGAGAGGAGCTTATGCATTAAGTGATTATTACCTTGAAAAGGAAGAATATGAAAATTTTGAGAAATGGGCGAAACAGGCAGCGGAAGGTGGAGATAGCCGAGCCCAGTTTAATTTAGGGTATTATTATGATGAGAACAGCAGATTGGAAGAAGCTAAGAGATGGTATATCAAGGCGGGGGAACAGGGAGATGTAGGAGCTATGTTAAATTTAGCATTGTTGTATGAAAATGAAAAAGATGAAAAAAAGGCAGAGAAATGGTATTTGAAAGCTGCAGAAGCCGGAAATGCACAAGCCCAGTATAATTTAGGAATAATATATATGGAAAACGCTGATTTCAATAAAGCAGAAGAATGGTATTTAAAGGCAGCTAACCAGAGTCATCTTTCATCTTATCGAGCACTCGGATATATTTATTCAGAAGAAGAAAAATATAAAGAGGCAGAAAAATGGTATTTAAAAGCTTTAGAAATGGGAGATCAATCAAAAGAAATTTATAATAATATCGGAAATTTATATTTTAATATAAATGAATTTGAGAAAAGTTTATATTTTTTTGAAAAAGCTTTGGAAAAAGATTCTAACAATGTAACAATTAATTGTAATATTTTAAAAGTGAAGAAAAAACTGAAAGATGGGAGTAATACGGAAAAAAATGAAGAAAAATGCAATATAAAATAA
- a CDS encoding tetratricopeptide repeat protein, which translates to MKKIFILVMSLFLILGCGSGNTSDKVEEHIKKNLGDNPTKQQIEDLLISGQIIYGSRPEEAKKYFEAAAKYDPRGAYALSDYYLEKEDYENFEKWAKQAAEGGDSRAQFNLGYYYDENSRLEEAKKWYIKAGEQGNVGAMLNLALIHGNENNKKEEEAWYLKAAEAGSAQAQFNLGVIDKNKKEYRKAEEWYLKAANQNYVPAYKAIGALYSKKKDYKEAEKWYLKALEMGDQSKEIYNNIGILYSKMNEFEKSLYFLEKALKKEPDNKMINCNILEVKKKLQNSNDVDIYIEKCNMD; encoded by the coding sequence ATGAAAAAAATATTTATACTTGTAATGAGTTTGTTTTTAATATTAGGGTGTGGTAGTGGCAACACGTCTGATAAAGTGGAAGAGCATATAAAAAAGAATCTGGGAGACAACCCTACCAAGCAGCAAATAGAAGATCTTTTAATATCAGGACAGATAATATACGGCTCAAGGCCGGAAGAAGCTAAGAAATACTTTGAAGCAGCAGCTAAATATGACCCAAGAGGAGCTTATGCATTAAGTGATTACTACCTTGAGAAAGAAGATTATGAAAATTTTGAGAAATGGGCGAAACAGGCAGCGGAAGGCGGTGATAGCCGGGCCCAGTTTAATTTAGGATATTATTATGATGAGAACAGCAGACTGGAAGAAGCTAAGAAATGGTATATCAAGGCAGGGGAACAGGGGAATGTAGGAGCTATGTTAAACTTAGCTTTAATACATGGAAATGAAAATAATAAAAAAGAAGAAGAAGCTTGGTATTTGAAAGCTGCCGAAGCTGGAAGCGCACAGGCTCAGTTTAATTTAGGTGTAATAGATAAGAATAAAAAAGAATATAGAAAAGCAGAGGAATGGTATTTGAAAGCTGCAAATCAAAATTATGTCCCAGCTTACAAAGCGATTGGAGCATTATACTCAAAGAAAAAAGATTATAAAGAAGCAGAGAAATGGTATTTAAAAGCTTTGGAAATGGGGGATCAATCAAAAGAAATTTATAATAATATAGGAATTTTATATTCTAAAATGAATGAATTTGAAAAGAGTTTATATTTTTTAGAGAAAGCTTTAAAGAAAGAACCTGATAATAAAATGATAAATTGTAATATTTTAGAAGTGAAAAAAAAATTACAAAATAGTAATGATGTAGATATATATATAGAAAAGTGTAATATGGACTAA
- a CDS encoding bifunctional metallophosphatase/5'-nucleotidase has product MKRLVLLLLTLLSLLSFAKKVNIVILETSDLHGRLFAYDYAIDQPDKSAGIVKVATIIKEERAKNKNLILADNGDTVQDNSAELFNSEQVHPMVQALNDLKYDFWTLGNHEFNFEKEFLERNIKGFKGTVLSSNIIKDDGKTFVTPYVIKNIDGVRVAFVGMTPPHIPMWEASTPDHFAGLKFIEPADAVNNTLKEIDGKYDVLVGLFHIGRTDEKDGDGVHKLAEKFPQFDIIFGGHEHAVYVEKINGVTLIEPGSYGSNVAKGEITFDTVTKEKTVTAKNIPTKDVAEDEAMKKKFAYVDEKSKAYSNEVVGEVTETFIKNPDFITGEKEITTMPTAQLMETPVMELINEVQQHFAKSDVSSAALFNFGSNLEKGPFKRKDVAFIYKYTNTLMGVNITGENLLKYMEWSADYYNQLMPGDLTISFDENVRGYNYDMFYGIDYKIDITKPKGKRIIDAKINGKPVDKKKVYKLAINNYRFGTLLTLGLIKESDMYYDSYAELQDGGRVRDLIIKYITEEKNGKVTPVLKNNWKIVNYNFNNPLLEKLKEKVISGEIKIPASSDGRTLNVKSIKESEVK; this is encoded by the coding sequence ATGAAAAGATTAGTTTTACTGTTATTAACTTTGTTATCATTATTATCTTTTGCAAAAAAGGTAAATATTGTAATATTGGAAACATCAGATCTTCACGGAAGACTTTTTGCGTACGATTATGCTATAGATCAGCCTGATAAAAGTGCGGGAATAGTAAAAGTAGCAACAATAATAAAAGAGGAAAGAGCTAAGAATAAAAACCTTATTCTGGCTGATAACGGTGATACGGTACAGGATAACAGTGCCGAGCTGTTTAATTCCGAACAGGTTCATCCAATGGTACAGGCTTTAAATGATTTGAAATATGATTTTTGGACTTTGGGAAACCATGAGTTTAACTTTGAAAAAGAGTTTCTTGAAAGAAATATAAAAGGATTTAAGGGAACTGTATTAAGCTCAAATATCATAAAGGATGACGGAAAAACATTTGTAACTCCTTATGTTATAAAAAATATCGATGGTGTAAGAGTGGCATTCGTAGGAATGACTCCTCCTCATATTCCTATGTGGGAAGCCTCAACTCCTGACCACTTTGCAGGGCTGAAGTTTATCGAGCCGGCTGATGCGGTTAACAATACTCTTAAAGAAATAGACGGGAAGTATGATGTTCTTGTAGGATTATTTCATATTGGAAGAACTGACGAAAAAGACGGTGACGGAGTACACAAGCTTGCTGAAAAATTTCCGCAGTTTGATATAATTTTCGGAGGACATGAGCACGCTGTATATGTGGAAAAAATCAACGGAGTTACTCTGATAGAGCCTGGTTCATATGGTTCAAATGTAGCGAAGGGGGAAATAACTTTTGATACTGTTACAAAGGAAAAAACAGTAACTGCAAAAAATATTCCTACCAAAGATGTAGCGGAAGATGAAGCAATGAAGAAAAAATTCGCTTATGTAGATGAGAAGTCAAAGGCTTATTCTAATGAAGTGGTCGGAGAAGTTACAGAAACATTTATAAAAAATCCTGACTTTATTACAGGGGAAAAAGAAATAACTACTATGCCTACTGCACAGTTAATGGAAACACCTGTAATGGAGCTGATAAATGAAGTTCAGCAGCATTTTGCAAAATCTGACGTATCGTCGGCAGCTTTGTTTAATTTTGGTTCAAATCTTGAAAAAGGGCCTTTTAAGAGAAAAGATGTGGCATTTATCTATAAATACACAAATACCCTTATGGGAGTAAATATCACCGGGGAAAATCTTCTGAAATATATGGAATGGTCTGCAGATTATTATAACCAGCTTATGCCAGGGGATCTTACAATCAGCTTTGATGAAAATGTAAGAGGATATAATTATGATATGTTTTATGGAATCGACTATAAGATTGATATTACAAAGCCAAAAGGAAAAAGAATAATTGATGCTAAAATAAACGGAAAGCCGGTAGATAAGAAAAAAGTATACAAACTGGCTATTAATAACTACAGATTTGGAACATTGCTTACTCTCGGTCTGATTAAGGAAAGTGATATGTACTATGATTCATATGCTGAACTGCAGGACGGAGGAAGAGTAAGAGACCTTATAATTAAATACATAACTGAGGAAAAAAACGGAAAAGTTACTCCTGTGCTCAAAAATAACTGGAAAATAGTAAATTATAATTTTAATAATCCGTTACTGGAAAAACTAAAAGAAAAAGTAATAAGCGGTGAAATAAAAATACCTGCTTCTTCTGACGGAAGAACATTAAATGTAAAATCAATAAAAGAAAGTGAAGTAAAATAA
- a CDS encoding SDR family NAD(P)-dependent oxidoreductase codes for MKTIIITGANSGLGFECAKNILLENPGYFIVMACRSIEKAEKSKSELIKMTKNENIAVMELNLSSLNSVRKFAENFKQAGYPPLFGIVCNAGISNSNVGVTEDGFDIVFGTNHLGHFLLTVLLLPLVEENGRITVVSSDMHNPPNGLTYRGAEELAHPASKINDIYSQSKLCNLYFTYELAGRLSEMGRKITVNAFNPGLLTDTNFHVNSTRSFSEDFMKKVADRIGYLSESGKALADMVTKPYYGENTGKYNDRGEEIPSSELSYNAENAKKLWESSVNYTKLQKNETLDGLL; via the coding sequence ATGAAAACAATAATTATAACAGGTGCAAATTCAGGATTAGGATTTGAATGTGCTAAAAATATACTTTTGGAAAATCCGGGATACTTTATTGTTATGGCTTGCCGAAGTATCGAAAAGGCTGAAAAATCTAAGTCAGAATTAATAAAAATGACCAAAAATGAGAATATTGCTGTAATGGAGTTAAACTTATCATCACTTAATTCTGTGAGAAAATTTGCTGAGAATTTCAAACAAGCCGGATATCCTCCATTATTCGGGATTGTGTGTAATGCCGGGATATCAAATAGCAATGTGGGTGTAACTGAAGACGGATTTGATATAGTTTTCGGGACTAACCATCTGGGACATTTTCTGTTAACTGTATTGCTTCTTCCGTTAGTAGAGGAAAATGGACGGATTACTGTTGTGAGCAGTGACATGCATAATCCGCCGAATGGTTTGACTTATCGGGGTGCAGAAGAACTGGCTCATCCTGCTTCCAAAATAAACGATATATATTCACAGAGTAAATTATGTAATTTATATTTTACATATGAACTAGCAGGAAGACTGTCTGAAATGGGCAGAAAGATTACTGTAAATGCTTTTAATCCCGGGCTGCTTACGGATACTAATTTTCATGTGAATAGTACCCGTAGTTTTAGTGAAGATTTTATGAAGAAGGTTGCAGACAGAATAGGATATTTATCAGAATCCGGAAAAGCACTGGCTGATATGGTAACAAAGCCTTATTATGGGGAAAATACCGGGAAATATAATGACAGAGGAGAAGAAATACCGTCCTCAGAGCTTTCTTATAATGCGGAAAATGCTAAAAAATTATGGGAAAGTTCTGTAAATTATACTAAATTACAGAAAAATGAGACTCTGGACGGTCTTTTATAA